Proteins encoded by one window of Rubinisphaera margarita:
- a CDS encoding acetyl-CoA carboxylase carboxyltransferase subunit alpha, with protein MTVRPLSFERDIHDLEERLESLESQQNQSPETSEAIKNMRAEIVRLRRQVFDNLDAWQTVQVARHENRPQTLDYLNLIFDEFIELHGDRAYGDDRAILTGFARIDGRKVLFVGQHKGRNLKERNTHNYGMAHPEGYRKALQKMELAAKYHLPIITFIDTAGAYPGIEAEERGQAYQIAYNLREMSRLGTPIISTVIGEGGSGGALGIGVGNYVCMLQYSYYSVISPEGCAGILWKHVKHADKAARALRFTAEDLLKFNVVDKVVPEPFGGAHRNHRQAATNLKVELVQALRQMSGQTPQQLIDQRYDRFRKIGMFEEAAGGAEAVG; from the coding sequence ATGACTGTCCGGCCCCTTTCGTTTGAACGCGATATCCACGATCTCGAAGAACGCCTCGAGTCCCTCGAATCCCAGCAGAATCAATCGCCGGAGACGTCGGAAGCGATCAAGAACATGCGGGCGGAGATCGTCCGCCTGCGACGCCAGGTCTTTGATAATCTCGATGCCTGGCAGACGGTTCAGGTCGCTCGTCACGAGAATCGACCGCAGACGCTCGATTACCTCAATCTGATTTTCGACGAGTTCATTGAACTGCACGGCGACCGGGCCTATGGCGATGACCGCGCCATTCTGACGGGCTTTGCCCGGATCGATGGGCGTAAGGTTCTGTTCGTCGGTCAGCATAAGGGCCGCAATCTCAAAGAGCGCAATACGCACAACTACGGCATGGCTCATCCGGAAGGTTACCGCAAGGCTCTGCAGAAGATGGAGCTGGCCGCCAAGTATCATCTGCCGATCATCACGTTCATCGACACTGCCGGAGCCTATCCGGGGATCGAAGCCGAAGAACGGGGTCAGGCCTACCAGATTGCTTACAACCTTCGCGAGATGTCGCGGCTCGGTACGCCGATCATCAGTACCGTGATCGGCGAAGGTGGGTCCGGCGGTGCACTCGGGATCGGAGTTGGCAACTACGTCTGCATGCTGCAGTACTCGTACTATTCGGTGATCAGTCCGGAAGGCTGTGCGGGAATTCTGTGGAAGCACGTCAAGCACGCTGATAAGGCGGCCCGCGCGCTCCGCTTTACCGCGGAGGATCTGCTGAAGTTCAACGTCGTCGATAAAGTTGTTCCTGAGCCATTCGGCGGAGCCCACCGCAATCACCGTCAGGCGGCGACCAATCTGAAGGTCGAACTGGTTCAGGCGCTTCGCCAGATGAGTGGTCAAACTCCACAGCAGTTGATCGATCAGCGTTATGATCGGTTCCGCAAGATCGGGATGTTTGAAGAAGCGGCCGGCGGAGCGGAAGCGGTCGGCTGA
- a CDS encoding AAA family ATPase, which produces MSSSLNRDDRDFLQSLGTILTDPDTLAKLPRAWHREELVLDLADMVLGEGARCAVLTGDSGTGKTAIIYELAHYLTERESGWTMVQITPTEFLKGTRYLGEWETQLSRLVNTIASPQKVVLYIPALHEITSIGKSSSSDNNVASALIPHIEQGRIVIIGESSEEALAEGFASNPALKRLFQQVTLKPTDDATTRSIARRVIDDCQLDGSEAFLDRLVELSEFSQAGLENPGRIVGLLRQVLKNREDETKLPGDDEVLSVIEKSTGVSSHLLDDQVSLNLKEVRDFFDRRVIGQPEAVNAAVDLITMIKARLSDPGKPYGVMLFVGPTGVGKTEMARSLAEYCFGDARRLSRIDMSEFAHYDAFERLNGGRGRPGVLTSIVRKQPFSIILLDEIEKAHINVYDLCLQIFDAGRLTDGQGKTADFRRSIIIMTSNVGSQLSDNPAFGFQKPDQSESLSTDIHRELGHTFRPEFLNRIDRVVVFRPLTRDTAERIARLEVERVLKRNGVTGRNLTVDINPDVFPLLLREGYSRTFGARPLKRVIERLLLLPLARKLVTGRVPPESVIHLSARQRQISIEIESPLHDEPPESPFQISELNALDEIRQRVEDLQERSSHWSTRKTNLLARTAIPGFWDNREEAAFISDQIFRLETATRQLGVLRRTINRKATRKLNVDDLHFFELRTRLLELIDQDSESPLFGDAFLTITRLSRKGESQNGLVRIANMYRHWARRYRLQFEPLADQITESPANDSVTFLVRGLGAAAYLNEETGIHELTRKDGAIGDKYRDRVKVDVLPVDEVDGEFQREDISVEVQPLKNVRGRFIDRPVWDVRLVHTPSMLSLRLHTDGVSQSIEERLVSLLAAHVNAFRSRGAGTADDGRIIRIYESGPSAVVRDRRSGVRSGRVEKVFRGHLDRFLKLPSLNGDARVENE; this is translated from the coding sequence ATGAGCTCTTCTCTGAACCGCGACGATCGCGATTTCCTTCAGTCGCTCGGTACCATCCTCACAGATCCCGACACGCTGGCGAAACTTCCACGCGCCTGGCATCGGGAAGAACTCGTGCTCGACCTGGCCGACATGGTCCTCGGTGAGGGCGCACGTTGTGCCGTGCTCACAGGTGATTCGGGCACAGGAAAAACCGCGATCATCTACGAACTGGCTCACTATCTCACCGAACGGGAGAGCGGCTGGACGATGGTCCAGATTACGCCAACCGAGTTCCTGAAAGGAACAAGGTACCTGGGAGAATGGGAGACTCAACTCTCGCGCCTCGTCAATACAATCGCCAGCCCGCAGAAGGTCGTGCTCTATATCCCGGCTTTGCACGAGATCACATCGATCGGCAAGTCCTCGTCCTCCGACAACAATGTCGCTTCGGCGTTGATCCCGCATATCGAACAGGGCCGAATCGTCATCATCGGCGAGAGCAGCGAAGAAGCTCTCGCGGAAGGTTTTGCCAGCAACCCTGCCCTCAAGCGACTCTTTCAACAGGTCACACTGAAGCCGACCGACGACGCAACGACACGCAGTATTGCCCGACGCGTGATTGATGATTGTCAGCTGGACGGCTCGGAAGCCTTTCTCGATCGGCTCGTGGAACTCTCGGAGTTCTCGCAGGCCGGACTCGAAAACCCCGGCCGGATCGTCGGGCTGCTGCGACAGGTCCTCAAGAATCGCGAGGATGAAACAAAGCTCCCCGGAGACGATGAAGTTCTCTCCGTGATTGAGAAGTCCACCGGAGTGTCGAGTCATCTGCTGGACGATCAGGTCTCGCTTAATCTCAAAGAGGTGCGAGACTTCTTTGACCGTCGCGTTATTGGCCAGCCGGAAGCCGTGAATGCGGCCGTTGACCTGATCACGATGATCAAAGCCCGACTCTCCGACCCCGGGAAGCCTTACGGAGTGATGTTGTTCGTCGGGCCCACTGGAGTCGGCAAAACGGAGATGGCCCGTTCGCTGGCTGAATACTGTTTCGGCGATGCCCGCCGGCTTTCGCGAATCGATATGAGTGAGTTCGCGCACTACGATGCCTTCGAACGACTCAACGGCGGTCGAGGCCGTCCCGGCGTGCTGACGTCCATCGTCCGCAAACAGCCCTTCTCCATCATTCTGCTCGATGAAATCGAGAAGGCGCACATCAACGTCTACGATCTGTGCCTGCAGATCTTCGACGCCGGTCGGCTGACCGATGGCCAGGGAAAAACGGCCGACTTCCGTCGCTCGATCATTATCATGACGTCGAATGTCGGTTCGCAGTTGTCCGACAATCCCGCTTTCGGGTTTCAGAAACCTGATCAATCCGAATCGCTTTCGACCGACATCCATCGCGAACTCGGACACACCTTTCGTCCGGAGTTTCTCAACCGCATCGATCGTGTTGTCGTCTTCCGTCCGCTCACGCGAGACACAGCCGAGCGGATCGCACGACTGGAAGTCGAACGTGTATTGAAACGCAACGGCGTTACCGGACGCAATCTGACAGTCGATATCAATCCCGATGTCTTTCCCCTGCTCCTTCGAGAAGGTTACTCGCGAACCTTCGGGGCGCGGCCTCTGAAACGCGTGATCGAGCGATTGCTGCTTCTGCCACTGGCTCGGAAACTGGTTACGGGCCGCGTGCCGCCTGAGTCGGTGATCCATCTCTCGGCACGGCAACGGCAAATCAGCATCGAGATCGAGTCGCCGTTGCATGACGAGCCACCCGAGAGCCCGTTTCAGATTTCGGAACTCAACGCTCTGGACGAAATTCGGCAACGGGTCGAAGATCTTCAGGAGCGTTCGAGTCACTGGTCGACCCGAAAAACGAATTTGCTGGCACGAACCGCCATTCCCGGATTCTGGGACAATCGGGAAGAAGCCGCGTTCATCTCCGACCAGATCTTTCGGCTCGAAACGGCAACGCGGCAACTCGGCGTGTTGCGACGAACGATCAACCGCAAAGCGACGCGAAAGCTCAACGTCGATGACCTTCATTTCTTCGAGTTGCGAACGCGACTGCTCGAACTGATCGACCAGGACAGCGAATCGCCGCTGTTCGGAGATGCGTTTCTTACAATCACGCGGCTGAGCAGGAAAGGGGAGTCCCAGAACGGACTTGTGCGTATAGCGAACATGTACCGCCACTGGGCGCGACGTTACCGTCTGCAGTTCGAACCGCTGGCTGATCAGATTACCGAATCGCCGGCGAACGACAGCGTGACGTTTCTCGTCCGCGGTCTGGGAGCCGCCGCCTATCTGAATGAAGAAACCGGGATCCACGAACTGACTCGCAAGGATGGCGCGATTGGCGACAAGTATCGCGACCGTGTGAAAGTCGATGTGCTGCCGGTCGATGAAGTTGATGGAGAGTTCCAGCGAGAGGACATCTCCGTTGAGGTGCAGCCATTGAAGAATGTCCGCGGTCGCTTCATCGATCGTCCGGTCTGGGACGTGCGTCTGGTCCACACGCCAAGCATGCTTTCACTTCGCCTTCACACCGACGGGGTTTCGCAGTCGATTGAAGAACGGCTCGTCTCGCTTCTCGCCGCTCACGTGAATGCATTCCGGAGCAGGGGGGCGGGAACGGCCGACGACGGTCGCATCATTCGCATTTATGAAAGCGGCCCCTCCGCCGTTGTCCGTGATCGCCGTTCGGGCGTGCGTTCCGGTCGCGTCGAGAAAGTCTTCCGCGGACATCTCGATCGCTTCCTGAAATTGCCTTCGCTGAACGGCGACGCTAGAGTCGAAAACGAATAA
- a CDS encoding caspase family protein — MNRARRYFQFSPSLVLGVLTSTLLYSFLIAGAYGDEPPAERGALVPQPEMPGGPPRFVLDKRGPSGLTHGFAFSPDGNVLYTAGVDKSVEAWSLKRDPVQDDDEPGRLRLFQIRSIPWEISRGHRGAIYALDGSAEHIAIGGYSARQGGDVILIDRRLGEVEQSLPPERVADASNGHRQRLIGMSFSPDGSALLSVSEDGEIRLWEAPRWDSTIVRDAVPNFRSRLAPVRFITDDYFVIGDEDVFEIRARDTPAQVKFDLKESRPADVAAISNPSTEGLWCVAFADGDVELFQGAEEVYSLGVVRDDWIASDLSLSSDGQWLAIANLSEGPALELWDVGREEPRRVGQFDGSEQADIPRCRLSPDGRFLVSQHGLPGIFHLFDLEAAREAGADDLLENELYRVDVDKRDQLFTDIVFSQMREFDIDRKNYSILLSNDDGRLLQLALTPFGKLSPGDPEERDLAETEATKDSGGWEYTIQDAEDATGVSTIDLVNRRRSLKTRIVLDRRDQGLVEDYCWIPAPPEAESNEPVAIALGCRESHGVYVYRLPQRPNEDATIVRYFRDHQDDVLAVACSKDGRLLASSSRDQTLKFWSLANIGSGQPEQDLVWGGEFELVGNRLQVGEVTDGGIAAGRDLQAGDEITMLSSASVGREEVEARRMISLLRRHEPWEDLYVRWQRGQEVLERRITPAWEPIATLFVDQNLHWVSYTPEGFFKSSPFEGDELIHFLVNRGPGRPPKIVKAAQLRMNFDKSEGEFFDELLRERSTNGAFDVIGEPRVENGSSQLLDEIARLPEVRLRQPYLGEQIDFDEPLRVVADIYEPGRGGYEINEWRADLDGVPVVEPDQSVRTAYGRRIIWNNLPPEDCSQISRFRLKGLIRDETGAIDNRVHATGNVVFAPDVEHNPKYRIHLVLLACQEYDADGYYPPLRFPITDATSIEQLFRQPSPHYELGIVTRLFNKSATSRSVQKVIDELRSEIRRNRSRDNSARDLIFVFLGGHGDKNGEHFVFVTENVTNRTQELVELGIHWRDFEKFGDLQAPVIFLLDTCHSHRTITRSSVREFANDASMKEYFVLSATSDEQELANEQQALGHGFLTYFILEAARKSDGFDPNRDLHKGDVEWPEMIPYIMDGLPKFSANEQIPNFASSRTLENQRFAFPLFRPDALDSETAGSREN; from the coding sequence ATGAACCGCGCACGACGATATTTCCAGTTCAGCCCCAGCCTTGTTCTGGGAGTGCTGACCAGTACGCTTCTCTATTCTTTTCTCATCGCCGGTGCTTACGGCGATGAGCCGCCAGCTGAGCGCGGAGCTCTTGTTCCACAACCGGAGATGCCGGGAGGGCCGCCTCGATTCGTGCTCGATAAACGAGGACCGTCGGGACTGACGCACGGCTTCGCGTTCTCGCCCGATGGCAACGTTCTTTATACCGCCGGCGTCGATAAATCGGTCGAAGCCTGGTCGTTGAAGCGAGATCCTGTTCAAGACGACGACGAACCAGGCCGGCTGCGGTTGTTCCAGATTCGTTCGATTCCCTGGGAGATCTCTCGCGGGCATCGCGGAGCAATCTATGCTCTGGATGGATCGGCCGAGCACATTGCGATTGGCGGATACAGTGCCCGCCAGGGCGGTGATGTCATTCTCATCGACAGACGGCTGGGCGAAGTGGAACAGTCTCTCCCTCCCGAGCGTGTCGCCGATGCTTCGAATGGTCATCGTCAGCGGCTCATCGGCATGTCGTTCTCACCCGACGGCAGCGCTTTACTGAGTGTCAGCGAAGATGGCGAGATTCGGCTCTGGGAAGCCCCACGCTGGGACTCGACAATTGTCCGTGATGCCGTCCCGAATTTTCGCAGTCGTCTCGCTCCTGTGCGATTTATCACCGATGACTATTTCGTGATCGGCGATGAGGACGTTTTTGAGATCCGGGCCAGAGACACCCCCGCACAAGTGAAGTTTGACCTGAAGGAGTCGCGTCCGGCAGACGTGGCTGCGATCTCCAACCCGTCCACGGAAGGCCTCTGGTGCGTTGCCTTCGCTGATGGCGATGTTGAGCTCTTTCAGGGGGCGGAGGAAGTCTACTCTCTTGGAGTCGTTCGTGATGACTGGATCGCGTCCGACCTGAGTCTTTCGAGTGACGGCCAGTGGCTGGCGATCGCGAATCTGAGCGAGGGCCCTGCCCTGGAACTCTGGGATGTCGGCCGCGAGGAGCCACGAAGAGTGGGGCAGTTCGATGGCAGCGAGCAGGCCGATATCCCTCGTTGTCGACTCTCTCCAGACGGGCGGTTTCTGGTGTCCCAACACGGTCTCCCCGGCATTTTTCACCTGTTCGATCTGGAGGCGGCCCGGGAAGCCGGGGCGGACGATCTGCTCGAGAACGAGTTATACCGGGTGGATGTCGACAAGCGGGATCAGCTGTTTACGGACATTGTCTTTTCGCAGATGCGAGAATTCGATATCGACCGGAAGAACTATTCGATTTTGCTCTCCAATGATGACGGTCGCTTACTTCAGTTGGCGCTCACGCCGTTTGGGAAACTGAGTCCTGGCGATCCCGAAGAACGGGATCTCGCCGAAACGGAGGCCACAAAAGACAGCGGCGGTTGGGAATACACGATTCAGGATGCCGAGGACGCGACCGGCGTTTCGACAATCGATTTGGTGAATCGCCGGCGGAGCCTGAAGACGCGAATTGTTCTCGATCGTCGTGACCAGGGACTGGTTGAGGATTATTGCTGGATCCCTGCCCCACCCGAGGCCGAGTCGAATGAACCAGTCGCCATCGCTCTGGGATGTCGCGAAAGCCACGGCGTGTATGTTTATCGGTTGCCGCAACGCCCTAATGAAGATGCGACGATTGTCCGCTACTTCCGGGACCATCAGGACGATGTCCTTGCGGTTGCCTGCTCGAAGGATGGCCGCCTGCTCGCTTCGTCCAGTCGGGATCAGACATTGAAGTTCTGGTCTCTGGCCAACATCGGTTCGGGGCAGCCCGAGCAGGATCTCGTTTGGGGGGGAGAGTTCGAACTCGTCGGTAATCGGCTGCAGGTGGGTGAAGTTACAGATGGAGGGATCGCTGCTGGCCGGGATCTGCAAGCCGGCGATGAGATTACGATGCTGAGTTCGGCATCGGTCGGTCGGGAAGAGGTGGAAGCCCGCAGAATGATTTCTCTGCTCCGACGTCACGAGCCCTGGGAAGATTTGTACGTGCGCTGGCAGCGCGGACAGGAAGTGCTTGAACGCCGCATTACGCCGGCCTGGGAACCGATCGCGACCCTGTTCGTCGACCAGAATCTGCACTGGGTGTCCTACACGCCGGAGGGCTTCTTCAAGTCCTCTCCGTTCGAGGGAGATGAACTGATTCACTTCCTCGTGAATCGGGGTCCGGGGCGTCCGCCGAAGATCGTGAAGGCGGCTCAGCTGCGAATGAATTTCGATAAAAGCGAGGGCGAGTTCTTCGACGAACTCCTGCGGGAGCGAAGCACGAATGGCGCATTCGATGTCATTGGCGAACCTCGCGTCGAGAATGGAAGCAGTCAGTTACTCGACGAGATCGCCCGGCTTCCTGAAGTTCGCCTTCGTCAGCCCTATCTCGGCGAACAGATCGATTTCGATGAGCCTCTCCGGGTGGTCGCCGACATCTACGAACCTGGACGAGGGGGCTATGAGATCAACGAGTGGAGAGCCGATCTGGATGGAGTTCCGGTGGTCGAGCCCGATCAGTCCGTGCGGACTGCTTATGGACGGCGAATCATCTGGAATAATCTTCCGCCAGAAGACTGCAGTCAGATTTCGCGTTTTCGGCTCAAAGGGTTGATTCGTGATGAGACGGGGGCGATTGATAACCGGGTCCATGCGACCGGGAACGTCGTGTTCGCTCCCGATGTGGAACACAATCCGAAGTATCGGATTCATCTTGTGCTGCTGGCATGTCAGGAGTACGACGCCGATGGCTATTACCCGCCGCTGCGATTTCCAATCACGGACGCCACCAGCATCGAACAGTTGTTCCGTCAGCCCTCGCCGCATTACGAACTTGGGATCGTTACCCGGTTGTTCAACAAGTCGGCGACGAGCAGAAGCGTCCAGAAGGTGATTGACGAACTTAGATCGGAGATCCGTCGGAACCGTTCAAGGGACAACAGTGCCCGCGATCTCATTTTCGTCTTCCTGGGCGGTCATGGTGACAAGAACGGAGAACACTTTGTGTTCGTTACCGAGAACGTGACTAACCGGACACAGGAACTGGTCGAACTGGGAATTCACTGGCGGGATTTCGAAAAGTTCGGGGATTTGCAGGCACCGGTGATCTTCCTGCTTGATACCTGCCACAGCCATCGAACGATCACACGGTCGAGCGTGAGGGAGTTTGCGAACGATGCTTCGATGAAGGAGTACTTCGTTCTCTCGGCGACAAGTGACGAGCAGGAACTGGCCAACGAACAGCAGGCGCTGGGGCACGGGTTTCTGACGTACTTCATTCTTGAAGCCGCCCGAAAGTCGGATGGATTTGATCCGAACCGGGACCTCCACAAAGGGGATGTCGAGTGGCCGGAAATGATTCCTTACATCATGGATGGTCTCCCAAAATTCTCCGCGAACGAGCAGATCCCCAACTTCGCCAGCAGCCGTACGCTTGAGAACCAGCGGTTCGCGTTTCCGCTGTTCCGTCCAGACGCCCTGGATTCCGAAACGGCTGGGAGCCGGGAGAACTGA
- a CDS encoding c-type cytochrome domain-containing protein, which yields MSGFTRKPYYRLVLLGLACLAASPVMADDDEDLAKEAFAVFKAKCYVCHGGEETYSGLRILDGEVLFANRTGKPFVARGDLSSSKIWEVVQDDNMPVSPDDYVTPVPLSEAEKATIKKWIEGGAPLPQSGSQREFISRIQVLEWIDDDTRRLDRRDKPNRKYLSLVNLHNNPNVTDYNLRLYRAALSKALNSLSLSDQIEVPEAIDEYGTVFRIDLDDYGWTIEKWSTMLDNYPYGFSPDSRQDDELELFRLLEQNLGANFDRFPTIRADWFIARATRPEIYHMFLDIPDTVTELERRLGVDREDDLEDGDFVRGGVLVSGISSQNRILDRHSSNFGSYWISYDFSVEAGRGNISRFPLGPEHNDETLNRFAFKHDGGEIVFRLPNGLQGYMLTDGEGNRIDKGPTNIVADNSRVSGTTEIINGLSCITCHKHGMKPFDDVVSFTHGVRDPEVVEMIETVYDVDEIQKHLRRDQAEHLVLLKRTIGPFLQIEEDKDTPIEKFPEPISLVAREYDQNMTATEMACELGLKSTDELRLNDPDMIDLGLGLLRDEFKDRPADLVYKRAMFDTLVDGQSVFHEVIRELGIGVPIRRSGGLTSE from the coding sequence ATGAGCGGATTTACGCGAAAACCATATTACCGGCTCGTTCTGCTGGGACTGGCCTGCCTGGCAGCTTCTCCTGTCATGGCCGATGATGACGAGGATCTCGCCAAAGAAGCCTTCGCGGTCTTCAAGGCCAAATGCTATGTCTGCCACGGCGGTGAAGAGACTTATTCCGGCCTGCGAATTCTGGACGGCGAAGTCCTCTTCGCCAATCGAACTGGCAAGCCGTTTGTCGCCAGGGGAGATCTCTCCAGTTCCAAAATCTGGGAGGTCGTTCAGGACGACAACATGCCGGTCTCTCCTGATGACTATGTCACGCCGGTGCCATTGAGCGAAGCCGAGAAAGCCACGATCAAAAAGTGGATCGAAGGCGGAGCCCCGCTGCCGCAATCCGGGAGTCAGCGGGAATTTATTTCCCGAATCCAAGTGCTCGAATGGATTGACGACGATACCCGTCGGCTCGACCGGCGCGATAAACCGAATCGCAAATATCTGTCACTGGTCAATCTCCACAATAACCCGAATGTCACCGACTATAACCTTCGGCTTTACCGAGCCGCCCTGTCGAAAGCTCTCAACAGTTTGAGCCTGTCCGATCAGATTGAGGTTCCGGAAGCCATCGACGAATACGGAACCGTTTTCCGTATCGATCTGGACGACTACGGCTGGACCATCGAAAAGTGGTCGACCATGCTCGACAACTACCCGTACGGTTTCTCACCGGACTCCCGCCAGGACGATGAACTCGAACTCTTCCGCCTGCTCGAACAGAATCTGGGAGCGAATTTCGATCGCTTCCCGACGATTCGTGCCGACTGGTTCATCGCTCGAGCCACCCGTCCAGAAATCTATCACATGTTCTTGGACATTCCCGACACCGTCACCGAACTGGAACGACGACTCGGCGTCGACCGAGAAGATGATCTGGAGGACGGAGATTTCGTCCGGGGCGGTGTCCTCGTGAGTGGTATTTCCAGCCAGAATCGAATTCTCGATCGACACAGTTCGAACTTCGGATCCTATTGGATCAGCTACGATTTCTCTGTCGAAGCAGGGCGGGGGAACATCTCTCGATTCCCACTCGGCCCCGAGCATAATGATGAAACCCTGAACCGCTTCGCCTTCAAGCACGATGGAGGAGAGATCGTGTTTCGACTGCCCAACGGCCTGCAGGGATACATGTTGACCGACGGAGAAGGGAACCGCATCGACAAAGGACCGACGAACATCGTCGCCGATAACTCCCGAGTCTCGGGAACCACCGAGATCATCAATGGCCTGTCCTGCATTACCTGTCACAAACACGGGATGAAGCCGTTCGACGATGTCGTCAGCTTTACCCATGGCGTGCGGGACCCAGAGGTGGTCGAGATGATCGAAACCGTTTACGACGTCGACGAGATTCAGAAGCATCTCCGTCGCGACCAGGCCGAACATCTCGTGCTGTTGAAACGGACGATCGGTCCTTTCCTGCAGATCGAGGAAGACAAGGACACGCCGATCGAGAAGTTCCCTGAACCGATTTCGCTGGTCGCCCGCGAGTATGATCAGAATATGACGGCTACGGAAATGGCCTGCGAACTGGGATTGAAATCGACGGACGAACTTCGCCTGAACGATCCGGATATGATCGATCTGGGACTGGGCCTGCTTCGCGACGAGTTTAAAGACCGTCCCGCGGACCTGGTCTACAAGCGAGCCATGTTCGATACGCTCGTGGATGGACAGTCAGTCTTCCATGAAGTCATCCGCGAACTCGGAATCGGCGTCCCGATCCGCCGCAGCGGAGGACTGACGTCCGAGTAA
- a CDS encoding RNA polymerase sigma factor, whose translation MNIRALDQISDDDIVVAIAKGDSTSESELVRRYQRPLMAYCCARSDASRGLDLAQQVWLKILPKLREGKYNGQHVMALLCQTARNLAVDLHRRRGENASSLDSQPMETSCHRGSNPLSHLVAAEEMRALSDCKKRLLDKEVAVLDGDEEAPELESVSKPRIYKLRHFAIRKLRDCVRRKLDRGAS comes from the coding sequence ATGAACATTCGTGCCTTGGATCAGATTTCCGACGACGACATCGTGGTCGCGATCGCGAAGGGAGACTCCACCAGTGAGTCGGAACTCGTGCGACGCTACCAGCGGCCATTAATGGCCTATTGCTGTGCACGAAGTGATGCATCTCGAGGGCTCGACCTGGCGCAACAGGTCTGGCTGAAGATTCTGCCCAAGCTCCGTGAGGGGAAATACAACGGACAGCACGTCATGGCCCTGCTCTGCCAGACAGCGCGAAACCTGGCGGTCGATCTACATCGACGGCGAGGCGAGAACGCGTCCAGCCTGGACAGTCAGCCGATGGAAACGAGCTGCCACCGTGGTTCCAATCCCCTCAGCCATCTGGTTGCAGCGGAGGAAATGCGGGCTCTGTCGGATTGTAAGAAGCGCCTTCTCGATAAGGAGGTCGCGGTGCTCGATGGGGATGAAGAAGCCCCGGAGCTTGAATCCGTCAGCAAGCCGCGGATTTATAAGTTGCGGCACTTTGCAATTCGCAAGTTGCGGGACTGTGTTCGCAGAAAACTCGATCGAGGTGCCTCATGA
- a CDS encoding RraA family protein: MLDASLLQRLKQYDSPTVCNAVELWDMRPRTAGYMNETIQACFPGMPPMVGLALTSTFRSAFAPASGSAYSSLSAQVELLEKAELPSVIVFQDLDSPTAAATFGEVMCTTYKAFGAAGLITSGTGRDLEQVEDLEFPVFTSGAQAAHGYCHIIDLNIPVTVGGITVRPDELIHADCNGVSTIPLEIASEVPEVCAEIMRAEQIVLDYVKSPNPTAKGFDDARVACGAEIAKLAKRLKGK; this comes from the coding sequence ATGCTCGATGCCAGTCTGCTGCAACGCCTGAAGCAATACGACAGTCCCACAGTCTGCAATGCCGTCGAACTCTGGGATATGCGTCCCCGAACCGCCGGATACATGAATGAAACCATTCAGGCCTGTTTTCCGGGCATGCCGCCCATGGTGGGACTGGCGTTGACCTCAACCTTCCGTTCGGCATTCGCACCCGCTTCCGGCAGTGCCTATTCAAGTCTCTCGGCTCAAGTGGAACTTCTGGAGAAGGCGGAACTTCCTTCGGTTATTGTCTTCCAGGATCTGGACAGTCCCACCGCTGCCGCGACGTTTGGCGAAGTGATGTGTACCACCTACAAAGCGTTCGGAGCAGCCGGGCTGATCACCTCTGGCACCGGCCGCGATCTGGAGCAGGTCGAAGATCTCGAATTTCCGGTCTTCACCTCGGGAGCTCAGGCGGCTCACGGCTACTGCCACATTATCGATCTCAACATCCCGGTCACCGTGGGCGGGATCACGGTTCGTCCCGATGAGCTGATTCACGCCGACTGCAATGGCGTCTCGACGATTCCCCTCGAGATCGCGAGCGAAGTCCCTGAAGTTTGTGCCGAAATTATGCGGGCCGAGCAGATTGTTCTGGACTACGTGAAATCGCCGAATCCGACGGCAAAAGGCTTTGACGACGCGCGAGTCGCCTGTGGGGCGGAGATTGCCAAGCTCGCCAAACGCCTGAAGGGCAAATAA
- a CDS encoding LutC/YkgG family protein, protein MTSSRDEILAALKKNKPDAAPLPDLNKDWIQYEDRVKHFSAVLETVGGKAFEVAGPEDAQQELQKLIDEISARKIYSQVPDLQASNFDVSAIKGPHEFEDVDLALFHGQIGVAENAAVWLDEAALRDRVVLFIAQHVLLTVRRDDIVNNMHEAYDRLTWDVRQFGVFVSGPSKTADIEQSLVIGAHGARSMTVFITE, encoded by the coding sequence ATGACAAGCAGCCGCGATGAAATCCTCGCAGCTTTGAAGAAGAACAAGCCCGACGCGGCTCCCCTGCCCGACCTGAATAAGGACTGGATTCAGTACGAAGATCGCGTGAAACATTTCTCCGCGGTTTTGGAAACCGTGGGTGGGAAAGCGTTCGAAGTTGCTGGTCCGGAGGACGCTCAGCAGGAGTTGCAGAAGCTGATTGACGAAATCAGCGCTCGCAAGATCTACTCCCAGGTGCCCGATCTGCAGGCTTCGAACTTCGATGTTTCAGCGATCAAGGGGCCACACGAGTTCGAAGATGTCGATCTGGCTCTCTTCCACGGACAAATCGGAGTCGCCGAGAATGCGGCGGTCTGGCTGGATGAAGCGGCCCTGCGTGACCGGGTCGTGCTGTTCATCGCCCAACACGTTCTGCTGACGGTCCGCCGCGACGACATCGTCAACAATATGCACGAAGCCTACGACCGGTTGACGTGGGATGTTCGCCAGTTTGGAGTGTTTGTCTCTGGTCCGTCGAAGACGGCCGATATCGAACAGTCACTCGTTATCGGTGCTCATGGAGCCCGCTCGATGACGGTCTTCATTACCGAGTGA